In Plodia interpunctella isolate USDA-ARS_2022_Savannah chromosome 1, ilPloInte3.2, whole genome shotgun sequence, one DNA window encodes the following:
- the LOC128673398 gene encoding DNA excision repair protein ERCC-5 isoform X4, with product MAISSLLGKQLSPKKNAAGTSKPSADDDLFKLPTLPARDESESESEDEDSSSSSIIDLHSIDVESENFKQLPVKEKYNLLLDLKETRKMNSWGKLHELPKQSDNFSDFQMQRLLKRRKVQECLEETEKEMGDGGMSLNELESLLNEEGIDTKIEALPTRRIASNNTTRFLLINNVKQAIEDAKKKKLEGNKISVETVANKTEKYETNIEKIDELEDDLQKAIKMSLQCVDDGNAYASTSNDLDSSTYTSKTDDSWTSYLSGSENSHCDSDEDDGFEQPDMTSAKSYIMQYSDFTHNAIDQIVSVRNKNNQNKRKGQKIDKIIEELHKEKSIIAEKLELSSGDEGEVKNNNSPNVNLKIEPDSCDEDILESEINEGTQSSLMIIENPTQEIVCLDTSAEDNIEERLTYTVTKSSDSSDNDDEFEEVPEVNNAVSKTVVELTLNVVDKLEDDIFADVFTSHKDSNFKINESKSGKPQPDINVSNQIMNNVLHENIATNTKIDGHNSSDDFKQNHNKSAEIDTVKNPTISKSIHISNIQHELHNVKDFDAPVHTKISANATVKNSSQDLSKLIGVHVKDNIGNEIAVHKNIQPKEVSPALSKEQLHSMVNEIENVEQDLIQEKGRLDRVGRNITEQMTKEAQELLQIFGIPYIIAPMEAEAQCAFLEAINLTDGTITDDSDIWLFGGKTVYKNFFNQKKHVLQFLSERIEKSFNLTREHLVLLALLVGSDYTTGLNGVGPVTALEILASFPFNKKKFLNESTQQGRYQEVITGLQDFKKWVRTGKRTDNTTLKKKLKNVEVSEDFPSIRVVQAYLDPKIEKSEESFTWGEMDITVLRDYTRAKFGWSQNKLDEIIKPVMKRLEERKSQKNIQDYFKKKVDFRSLDEHLSKRVKDAVHKMGPDGTLHTESTDVTINKKTAKKRKTKGDKNSQGTSADCAIPGPSKSKQRKSNETTVLDDLGVKVVSKVREGKSTIEITIPKTDRVQEIIPQREKDKQSLLQNKMKAIEIFRKSNIDQKKKNTKRRVVLPKEKADLSESDSD from the exons ATGGCTATAAGTAGTTTACTTGGCAAACAATTATCTCCAAAGAAAAACGCAGCAGGCACTAGTAAGCCGTCAGCTGATGAtgacttatttaaattaccaaCATTGCCAGCAAGAGATGAAAGTGAATcaga gtcTGAAGATGAAGACAGTTCTAGTAGTTCCATTATAGATTTACATTCAATTGATGTTGAATCAGAGAATTTCAAACAATTACCagtcaaagaaaaatataacttactaCTAGATTTGAAAGAAACAAGGAAAATGAATTCATGGGGAAAACTTCATGAATTACCTAAACAAAGTGATAACTTTTCAGACTTTCAA ATGCAGAGATTATTAAAGCGTCGGAAAGTTCAAGAATGCCTGGAAGAGACAGAAAAAGAGATGGGTGATGGTGGGATGTCTTTGAATGAGCTAGAATCCCTACTAAATGAAGAAGGTATAGACACCAAAATTGAAGCCCTTCCAACCAGGAGAATTGCCTCTAATAATACAACACGTTTTCttcttattaataatgttaaacaGGCTATAGAAGAtgcgaaaaagaaaaaacttgaAGGTAACAAAATTTCCGTTGAAACAGTtgcaaataaaacagaaaaatacgAAACTAACATTGAGAAGATTGATGAATTAGAAGATGATTtacaaaaagcaataaaaatgtctttgCAATGTGTTGATGATGGTAATGCATATGCATCCACATCTAATGATCTAGACTCAAGTACTTATACTTCTAAAACTGATGATTCCTGGACATCTTACTTAAGTGGCTCTGAAAATTCTCACTGTGATTCAGATGAAGATGATGGTTTTGAGCAACCCGATATGACTTCAGCTAAATCTTACATCATGCAGTATAGTGACTTCACACATAATGCAATTGATCAAATTGTTAGCGTTAGGAATaagaataatcaaaataaacgaaagggtcagaaaattgataaaatcatTGAAGAACTCCATAAAGAAAAGTCTATTATTGCCGAGAAATTAGAACTTTCTTCGGGCGACGAAGgagaagtaaaaaataacaatagtcCTAatgtaaatctaaaaatagaGCCAGATTCGTGTGATGAGGATATACTGGAATCTGAAATTAATGAAGGTACTCAATCATCACTTATGATTATTGAGAACCCAACACAAGAAATTGTGTGTCTCGATACGAGTGCTGAAGATAATATCGAAGAAAGGTTAACTTACACTGTTACTAAAAGTTCTGATTCCagtgataatgatgatgagtTTGAGGAAGTACCTGAAGTAAATAATGCAGTAAGCAAAACTGTTGTGGAACTTACATTAAATGTAGTTGACAAGCTTGAGGATGACATATTTGCAGATGTTTTTACAAGTCATAAagatagtaattttaaaataaatgaaagtaaAAGTGGTAAACCTCAACCTGATATTAATGTATCAAACCAAATCATGAATAATgtcttacatgaaaatatagcTACAAATACGAAAATAGATGGTCATAATAGTAGTGAtgatttcaaacaaaatcataataaaagcGCCGAAATAGACACAGTCAAGAATCCGACGATATCAAAATCCATACACATTTCCAATATTCAACATGAATTGCATAATGTAAAAGATTTCGATGCTCCAGTACATACGAAAATCAGCGCAAACGCTACAGTGAAAAATAGCAGTCAAGACTTATCAAAACTCATAGGTGTTCATGTTAAAGATAACATTGGCAATGAAATTGCTgtacataaaaacatacaacCTAAAGAAGTTTCTCCAGCTTTGAGTAAAGAACAGTTACATTCCATGGttaatgaaatagaaaatgtgGAGCAAGATTTGATACAAGAAAAAGGCAGATTAGATAGAGTTGGCAGGAATATAACAGAGCAAATGACCAAAGAAGCGCAAGAATTATTACAGATATTTGGCATACCTTACATAATAGCACCAATGGAAGCAGAAGCCCAATGTGCTTTCCTCGAAGCTATTAATTTAACTGATGGCACTATTACAGATGACAGTGATATCTGGCTCTTTGGTGGGAAAActgtttataaaaacttttttaaccagaaaaaacatgttttacaatttttatctgAAAGAATTGAAAAGTCTttta ATCTCACTAGGGAGCACTTGGTGTTACTGGCTCTCTTAGTGGGTAGTGATTACACCACCGGCCTAAATGGAGTTGGTCCAGTTACTGCTTTGGAAATTTTAGCGTCATTCCCTTTCAATAAAAAGAAGTTCCTCAACGAATCGACTCAACAGGGCCGTTACCAAGAAGTCATAACTGGATTACAGGATTTTAAGAAATGGGTCAGAACTGGGAAGAGAACCGATAATACCACATTGaagaaaaagttgaaaaatgtCGAAGTTTCTGAGGATTTTCCAAGTATAAGA GTGGTTCAAGCTTATTTGGAccctaaaatagaaaaaagtgAAGAAAGTTTCACTTGGGGTGAAATGGACATCACCGTTTTAAGAGATTACACCAGGGCCAAGTTTGGCTGGTCACAGAACAAACTAGATGAGATTATCAAACCAGTGATGAAAAGGCTAGAAGAACGTAAAAGTCAAAAGAATATACAAGactattttaagaaaaaagtgGATTTCCGATCACTTGATGAACATTTGAGTAAACGTGTTAAAGATGCTGTACATAAAATGGGTCCAGATGGTACTTTGCATACAGAGAGCACAGACGTAACGATTAATAAAAAGACAGCTAAGAAACGAAAAACAAAAGGTGATAAAAATAGTCAAGGTACCTCGGCAGATTGTGCTATACCAGGACCCTCGAAATCAAAGCAGAGGAAATCTAACGAGACCACAGTCCTTGATGATCTTGGCGTTAAAGTTGTCTCCAAAGTACGCGAAGGAAAGTCTACAATAGAAATAACGATTCCAAAAACAGATAGGGTTCAAGAAATAATACCACAGCGGGAAAAGGACAAACAAAGCCTATTACAGAATAAGATGAAAgcaatagaaatatttaggAAATCGAATATAgatcagaaaaagaaaaatacaaaaagaagaGTTGTTTTACCTAAAGAAAAGGCTGACCTGTCAGAAAGTGACAGTGATTag